CAGATTGTTAGAGGAAGGTGAAAGGTAAAGTGGAAAATAAGCTGCAATCATTGACCGATGTTTTAAAGAAAAACTTGTTCTTTTTTGAGGCGTTAACAGTTGCGGAATTAACACAACATGTTCACAAGATAATGCTGCAGGACTATACAGTAGATTTAGTTGAAGAAAAAGTTAACCTGTGTCTAAGGCAGCATCCCTGCTTTTATACCGGCCAAGATGGGTTATGGCGAATAAATCTTCAAGGCCTGCCGGAAAATGATAAGTTTTATGCATTCTTATTAAAAAAACAGCAGCCTATGAGCTTGAGAGATTTTGTTAAAAATAATAGTTCAAAGAAAAAGAAGTCAAAAAAAGAGTTGGTTGCTGAAGAAGTTAGTTTAATATCCGACGGGCGATTTATTCAGTGGAATAATGGGAGTTGGAGCTTAACAGAGTGGGAGGTAGAAGCAAGTAATTACTCACTGAGACAGATCATTATTAAAGCTATGAAAATTCACCCAGGAGGGCTTTCAATTAAGCAGCTGTTTGAGATTGTGCAGGTCTGGCGTCAAACAACTCCATCAGCAGTTGAAGGGGTGTTAAAAAAATATCCTTATTTTGAACAAGTTAGTGAAAGTTTATGGTGTTATAATCCAGAAGCTCAAGTGCTGTATGAAAATTTTATGAAGAGATATCTTGGAATGGTTCAGTCACAAAAGGAGAGGTGGCATAGGGATCGCGAACGTTGGCATAAAAAGGTAAAATTGTTAGAAAGCCAGCTGCAGGAGGTTTCTCAAGCTCAAAGAGAGGCTGCTGCTGCATTGGCCGAACAAAGAGAAATTGTAGATCAACATGAAAAACTTGTTACTCAAATGGCAGAAAAAGATTTGCTTTTATCATTACGCAAAAAGGAGATTATTCGTTACCGGGAACATCTCAATAAATTAGATGCTAAGTCAAACAGTATCTTACATCAATGTAGATTATGGGTAAAAAGAACAGAAGAAGCAAATCTGGAAATACAAAGATTAAAAGATCTGTTGGCTAAAAATCAAAGCAGTCAGGAATCACTTTTTGTAAAGTTACAGCAATATAAAGAAAAAGACCGAGAAAATAAACAGAAATTAGCCGATATCCAGGATAAGTACAGCACTAAGGTGGCAGAATTGCAAACCGAAATTGTGGAATTAAAGCAAAAGTTAGAAAAACAAAGAATACTTGCCCAAACTGATGAGAAACACTGGCAAGAACAAATTAATCAATTAACTAATGATTTAAAGAATGCCTATCATGCCGGTGAAGAACTTCAAAAATCTCTGCGACTGGTTAGGCAGGAATTAAAGAGAACTCAAGCCCAACATGAGGAACTGAAGAAAAAATTAGCTCATCCCTTGGTTAAATTTGTTGGTAAAATTTGTGGTATTTTTCGGGGACAAGCAAGAGAATCCGCACAAAACACAAGCCGTTAGGCTTGTGTTTTATTGTTAATTGAGAAGTTGCAGGCCCCCCTGGTTTATCATACAATTAATATTTTATTAACTAATGGTATTAGTTTTTTTAAAAAACGGTTTGTTGCCATGTGTTTGCACATTTCCATTACAGAAGTGTTAGCTAATAAATCTTTATCACCGGGAAGAATATAATCTACTCCAATCATATTTGTTTCAATGAACTTCGTGGCGGCGATAAGCTCTTCTTTTTGTTTATTTAAAATCACTTTAACTTTTCGTGGAGTACGAGAATGTTTGAGTAATAGTTGATTATCTTTGCCTGGCCAGTCTTCTTGAGCATCTGAGCAAATTACCATTACACGTACTAGACTTTCGGTAATTTGAGTTTTCAGTAGTTGTAGAGGGGGCTCCATTTCAATAAATAAGATATCAAAGTATTCCTGAAATTTTTCTATAAAGGATTTAGCTATTGTAAATTTATTATCTCGGCTATCGGGAGCACTAATGCATATTTTAAGTCCGGGCATTAGGGGGAGGGTGTGTAAAAAATCTTGAGTATCGTTACCATATTTAGCCATATCCTGTAAATTAACCAATAATTTATTAGGAATATTAATACTTCCTTCGCCCAGTGCAAAAAAATCACAGGCTCCAAAGCGAAAAAAGTATCCTTTACCTCTGTCAGTTAGATCTAAAATACCTACCTGATAATTTCTTAGGAAAAGATTGTAAGCAATAATACTCGTTAATGTTGTCTTTCCGACTCCGGTGTTACCTATTACGTAAAATACCTGCACATATAACAATCCCTTCTGGCTCGGAATTAAAAAAAACAGTCTGGCCTTATATGACACAAACTGTTTAAAACAAAGGAAGAGTTTTCTATCTGTCCATACTAAAAAAGAAGAAGTGATAAATGTATGGTAGATATTAACGTGGTTTTTCCTCTAAAATTAAGGCATGGCTAATTAGGTGATGCAGATGTACAACTTTAGCGTCAAGCTTATAGTACTTAAATATATCCGTTAGTTGGTCAAAACAATTGTGGCATGGACAGGCAACAAGTTTACATCCTGTAGCTTTAATCTGCTCGGCTTTTAATTTACCTTTGGCCATACGATAGGGATATATATCTTTTCCCATGGCAAGCAATCCGCCACCGCCACCGCAGCAGTAGTTATATTCACCATGCGGATTCATTTCTACAAATTCCATTACACTTTCCTTTAGTGCTCTCCGTAGAACATCTCCCATTCCTTGTTTACGTACCATGTTGCAAGGGTCGTGTAAAGTTATAGGCTCAGGATTTTTGGTCTTATCTACTTTTAAAAGTCCGGCATCAAACCACTCTACATATTTTTCAATGATACTTTTTACAGGATAGTCATTGTCTTTGTCCAGCCATACTTTAGGTCCCCACTTATTAGCATGTGTAGCATGGCCGCACTCGGTCAATACCAGTTCTTTTACTTTTAAACGTTTGACTTCATCTGCGTACCGCTGGGTAATAATCCGTGATTCTTCATCATTTCCGCTAAATAATGCATAGTGTGTAGCATCCCACCAGCGGCTGCTGCAAGTCCAGTTGGCTCCGACATACCACATAATCTTAGCGATACTTTGAATATCATGTGCATAATACTTTATTTCCCGCGGGTCCCACAGGAATAGAAAATCCGCACCTTCCTTATCAATAGGAATAGTGACGCTGGAATCGCCCAGTTCTTCTTGGAGTTCTTCGGCCATCCACTCCAGGGTTTCTAAATATTCTTCATTGCTCACTTCCATTTGATTGCCGGTCTTTATTTGTGCGTCAACAACATCTTGTAAGAATCCCGGGGCTTTTAACCCAAAATTTCCGCGTACGGTTCTTACAAGTGTTAGGACTTCTACACCCATTGGACAGTCCATAGTACAGCGGCCGCATTGTGTACAGGCCCAAATAAAAGTTGAGTTAAGAACTTCTTCACGCATACCTAGGACTAACTGGCGAATAAACTTACGCGGGTCGGCATGGTCGTGTACGTCATTGTAGGGACAGCCGGCGCTGCACATACCACATGCAAGACAGTTATAAAGATCAAGACGGTTTTTGTTTGTACAAGCTTTAGATATTACCTCATCTAAAAAACTCGGATCCAGTTTTTTTGCTTGAATAGTACTCAAGACAAACCCCTCCTTTATAAAACGAAATATATTTCAATTTAGTCTATTGTTTAATTGAGATATTGTCAAAAACCAAAATTTACAGTAATTATTAATTATTATTGGAATATTGTTCAATATCTTTTGATATGTGGTTATTTTGAAGATATAAAAAATTAAGGAAAGTTAGCAATTTTGAAGATGCATTATTTTTATAGAGATGTAATAAACCAAAATGTTGATTTTAATAGTAAAATTAGTTAGTATTAAAACAATGATTTATTTAGCCGGATTTTTAGAAGTAAATTTTATGTATTTAGGAATATATCACAAGCTTTGGGTGGGGTGCTTAAGTTTTTGAATAAAATTATTAAAATTTTAATAGCTGATGATGAGGAGAAAATTCGGCATTTAGTAAGAATATACTTGGAAAAAGAAGGCTTTCAAGTTGGTGAAGCTGTAGACGGTAAGTCTGTATTGGCTGAGTTTAGTAGTAATAATTGGGATTTATTGGTGTTGGATTTGATGATGCCGGAAACTGATGGTTGGCAGGTGTGTCGGGAAATTCGTAGTAAATCTGACTTACCGATAATTATCTTAACAGCCCGGGGAGATGAAATTGATCGTGTGCTGGGATTGGAATTAGGTGCAGATGACTATGTGGTGAAACCCTTTAGTCCCAGGGAATTAGTGGCAAGAATTAAAGCACTGTTGAGAAGAGTTTGTAAGCAGGTCTCAGATGGTAACACTGTTCTGCATTTTCCGGGATTAACAATTGATGCCGGATCCAGAAAGGCAGTTTTGATGGGTCAGACTTTGGCCTTAACACCTAAGGAGTTTGAATTACTTTATATTATGGGGCAGTCTGTGGGTCGGGTTTTTACCAGGGAACAGCTGCTGCAAAAAGTTTGGGGATATAATTATTATGGTGATTCCCGTACTGTTGATACGCACATAAACAGATTAAGAGAAAAGATGTTAAAAATTCCTGAAGCCCCAAAGTATGTCCATACAGTTTGGGGTGTAGGCTACAAATTTGAGGTCAAAGGATGATTTTAAGAAGTATTACCGGAAAATTATGGCTGGCGATTTTAGTCTTTGTACTGATAATATTAGGTGCTATGAACATTGTCCAGTCCTTTGTATTAAAAGATCTTTTTTATCAGCAACAGACTAAAGAGCTTATTTCCGAAGGTCGAAATTTAGCAGAGTTCATTAAAATAACACCTGAGCCTCAGCTGGTTTACGAAAGAATAGAAACTATGTCTGATTTGCTTCATGCGACAATTGTTGTAATAGAAATCAACGGAACGGGCATTTATGGATATGGTCATAATTACGGTGGTATGCGCAGGGGAATGCTGCGCCGCTATTTTTCTAATCAAGAGGATTTAGAGCAGCTTATGGCCGGTAATACAGTTGTACATCGTGGCTATCACCCTGCTTTTGAAAAGGAACTTCTTTGGGTGGCAATTCCGGTTCAGAAGGGTAATCTTACAACGGCTGCTATATTTATCCATGCTCCCATTCAGCCTATTTCCGAGCGTATGGAGGAGTTGCGGACAGCTACACTGCATATACTGGCCGGGGTATTTTTGCTGGCTATTATTTTAAGTTTCTTTCTTTCCCGAAGACTATCCAGACCATTATTGTATATGAATCAGGTTGCCCAATCAATGGTTCGTGGTGATTACAGCCGCAAAGTGCCGGTAAAATCTAAGGATGAAATAGGATTATTAGCAAGGTCCTTGAACAGGTTGTCAGAAGAGCTTGAAGAAAAGATTACTGCCCTCGAGCAGCTTGATCAAACCAGAAGGGATTTTGTGGCTAATGTTTCTCACGAGCTGCGTACGCCATTGACTATTATGCAGGGGTATACAGAGGCGGTTCTTGACGGTTTTGCAGGGAATGAAGAAGAACAGCAGAAATATCTTAACAATATTTTAGAAGAAATATTGCGTTTAAGGCGATTAGTTGATGATGTCTTAAACTTGCGCAGTTTAGAAACCGGTCAAATTAGTTTGAAGAAACAAAGAATTGATGTGAAACAAATTGTAAAAAAAGTTGCTGTCATATTTGAGCCCTTTTTTAAAGAAAGGAAAATACGATTTATTTTGGATTGGCAGGAACAAGTACCTCATGCTTATGGTGATTTCGACCGGTTGGAACAAGTGTTGGTAAATTTGATTGACAATGCATTAAGATATACCCCCCAAGGAGGCGAAATAAAGGTAAAAGCCAGTTATTCAGCAAATTTTATCAAAGTATCGGTTTCTGATTCCGGCCCGGGCATTCCTTCCGATGAATTGCCATTAATTTGGGAGCGGTTTCATAAAGTTGATAAAGCTCGCTCACGGGCCGGAGAGGGAAGTGGTTTGGGTTTAGCCATATCTAAGAGTATTATACAGGCACATAAAGGGGAGATTAGTGCTTTTAGCGAGATAGGCGGGGGGACTACGTTAGAGTTTACTCTACCAATTTTTAATGAAACTATTTAAAATTTAGCCTATAAAGGAATTAGTATGGTATAATTTAAATATTATAAAAATTCTGTAAACAGGGGGGTTGCTTATGACTGGCAGCACCAATCAAAAAAAGGCTGTTATCTTAGAAGGTAGAGTAATTGATCAAAACTTCTCTCTGGATCCAATTACAAAGAAAATATTTTTAAATATACTTCCACCCAGTATGTATAATAATCAGGCTGATGTAGACCGTTTACGTGAAGAATTAATAAAACAATTCGGGCCGGTTCGTGTTCCTTTGGAGTTAATGCAAGCTATTCCTGCTATTTGTAGAAAGGCTGAATGGCAGGTAACGGCTACTATTGGCTATAACGGAAATGATTGGGAGTTAATCAATCTTGAACCCGGGAATAATACCGATAGGCATTATGGTTTAGCTATTGATATTGGAACAACAACTGTTGTAGTTTATTTAGTTGATATGTTGACCGGTGATATAATAAACTCTGCTTCTGATTATAACGGGCAGGTAGTTTTAGGGGACGATATATTAACAAGAATATTTTTGGCAACATATGAAAATAAATTGCCCGAGCTGCAAAAAGCTGTGGTAAATACTATAAATCACTTGATTGAAGAGTTATCAGAACGAGCTCATGTAAACCCTACAGAAATATCCGCTGTTACTGTGGGGGCAAACACCACTATGCTGCACTTACTGTTGGGTTTAGACCCTGGTCGTATTTGTAGAGAGCCGTATATACCGGTAGTTAATAATTCTGGTTTTATTCGGGCTGATAAAATTGGGCTTAATGTCAATGAGCTGGCTATGTTATATGCTTTTCCAAGTGTAGGTAGTTATGTCGGAGGAGATGTAATAGCCGGTGTTTTGGTTAGTGGCATGCATTTGGACAGTGATGTTTCACTGTTTGTAGATATTGGAACTAACGGTGAAATAATAATTGGTAATAGGGACTGGCTGGTAGCCTGTGCCGGAGCAGCCGGACCTGCCCTGGAGGGTGGAGTAGTAAAGTGCGGAATGAGAGCTGAGCCCGGGGCAGTAGAAAGACTAAGTATTAATCCCGAAACTTACGAGGTTAGTTATAAAACTATCGGTAATGAAAAACCGGTAGGAATATGTGGTTCAGGTCTTATTGATTGTCTGGCGGAATTTTTGTTAACCGGGATAATAAATCGTCAAGGTCGTTTTCAGGATGGCAGGAAAGAATTTGTTTTGATTCCGGCTGCCGAAACGGGTATAAATCAAGATATTGTTATTACTCAGGTGGATATAGATAATCTAATGCGCACGAAAGGTGCCGTCAATGCAGCTGTAGAAACTCTTTTGGAAGGCGTAGGATGTGGTTTAGATAGTGTTAGTAAGTTTTTTACAGCCGGTGCTTTCGGGCAGTATTTACCTATAGAATCCAGTATTACTATAGGTTTATATCCGGATTTACCCAGAGAAAAAATAAAATTGCTCGGTAATAGTTCAGGTGAAGGTGCTCGCTTAGCACTCCTATCTAATAAGAAGAGATTAGAAGCAGAAGAAATTGCAGCGCGGATTACTTATTTTGAATTAAATGCTAATGACTCATTTTTTAGTAGATTTGTAGGGAGTAGATTTTTACCTCATACAAATTTAGATTATTATCCGACCGTTAAAGCTAAATTAATAGAAAGAGGTTTGCTTTCTTAGTTTATTTTAAAAAAATTGTACATTGTACACCTTCCTTGAATAATAATGGCACATGAAGCTAAATATTAACTAAGGGAGGTGTCACCCTTGATTTATTTCGACAGTGCAGCTACATCTTGGCCAAAACCGGATGCAGTTTGGCAAGCGATGGAATACTGTATGAAAGAAGCCGGAGCAAACCCGGGACGTTCCGGACACCGGATGGCAGTAAAAGCCAACCATATAGTAAATGAAACCAGAAAAAGTTTGGCTCGTTTATTTAATGTCGAAAAGTCGGAACAAATTTCCTTTACATTAAATGCAACCGAAGCACTTAATTTAGCTATTAAAGGTTTAGTAAGACCCGGGGATCATGTAATTACCAGTTCTATGGAGCATAATTCTGTAACCAGGCCCCTTCATTACTTGAGTGAACAGGGAGTTGAAGTTACTAAAGTTCCCTGCAGCCGTAAAACAGGTGAAATTAAAATAGAAGATATAGATGCAGTAATTAGGCCTAATTCTAAAGCTATTATAATGACTCATGCTTCTAATGTAACCGGGACGTTAATGCCTATAAAAGAAATTGGCAGGCTTGCAAAAGAGAATGGACTTTTTTTTATTGTAGATGCTGCTCAAACGGCTGGCGTTTTTGAGATAGATGTACAGGACATGAATATAGACCTACTGGCGTTTCCTGGACATAAAAGTCTTTTGGGACCTACAGGTACGGGAGGGTTGTATATTCGGGAAGGGCTGGAATTAATTCCTTTAAAACATGGCGGTACAGGTAGACTGTCGGAGGTAGCAGAGCAGCCGAACGTTATGCCTGACAGATACGAAAGCGGTACCGTAAATAGCTTTGGAATAGCGGGGCTGGGGGCAGCTGTAAAATATCTTAATAACGTAGGTATAGATAAAATACGCAATTATGAATTAGAGCTGACCAGGGAATTTCTTGTAGGTTCAAGAAATATTAAAGGCATCAAGATATATGGAATTAAAGATATAGTTGGCCGTGCTCCGGTTGTATCTTTTACAATTGAGGGTAGGGCAGTTCCCGAAGTAGCGGCCATTTTGCAAAAAACCTTTAATATAGCTTGCCGTGCAGGGATACACTGTGCTCCGGATGCTCATAAAACCCTGGGTACACTGCAGCAAAAATTAATTCGATTTAGCTTTTCGCATTTTAATATAAAGAATGAAGTCTATTATGCTTTGAATTGTTTAGCAGATATTGCTGGCGGAAAAGTCAAAGTGCCGGAATATGATGATTCCTGCAATTGTTAAGAAGAAAGAAGCACCTGATAGGTGCTTCTTTCTTCAGACTTTTAAGAAGGAGTTTGTATTAGGGTAAAAATAATCCTTCCGGATCAACAACATTGTATAATAAATGTATTTCATGATAGGTTGGGGGTTTTGTTTCACCGCTGCAGCGGGAAACATCTATATCAAACCCTACGTTATTTTTTACATCTTCAATTGAATAGCCGGGATGATACGTATCTAAATACATAAGCCCGGTTTCTTGATCGAAGCGGAAAACAGCCATATTTGTTATTACAGCTGACGGACCACCCCGGAAAGACTTGCCGAAAGCTTCTTGACGGGTAATAAATTCACCGCCGGGAAACTTTTTAACCCGCCAGCCCGGTGAAGTGATATAGTCAACAGCTTCTCTGAAGCGGCGTTTTTCTTGAACCATGATAAATACGGTACGTTTAGCCAGGGCATTAATATCAGGGTTTCCCCCACTACCGGTGAAACGAGTTTTTGGATTTAGATAATCTCCAATGACGGTAGTGTTTACATTGCCATACTTATCAATTTCAGCACCGCCTAAAAAGGCTACGTCTACAGAGCCTCGCTGTAATTGACCGAATACATCAGCCAATCCGGAAGATATAGAAGCCCGGTATTCACAGCGGGCATCACCCACTGATGCCGGTAAGTGGGCCGGTTTACCGTCAGCAGAACCGGCTTCGTAAATTACCGAGGCATTAGGACTGTTTGTTTTTTGAGCCAGCATCACCGCGAGCATTGGTAAGCCTGTTCCGGCAAAAACTACTTCGCCATCGCTTATTTCCCGTGCGCCGGCTACTGCCAGCAGGTCAATTACTTTATATTCCCCCGGCTTCGTGTATTCATGGTTATTAAGCATTATCTCGACCCCCTCTTCACGCGAGTACTGTATTTATAAGCGGAATTAGGACGTAGAGAATCTAAGCGTCTAAAGCCAAGCTTGTCCAGGTATTCATTAAAGTCAGCCACTCCGAAAATCCATTCTTCAGCCCACTCGTCAAAGCCTTCCTGTGTCTTGGTGCGGTTGTAAAAATCCTTAATGAAAGCGCCGTCTACTTCGTAATAACCAAAACAGCCTGTAGGATGAGCACCCCATGGTACTTCTACGATAGCGTCAACTAAATAATGGGGCAGAAGGTTAGCAGTGGGATCCTGGCGCAGCATTTCCTCCGGAACAACCTCTTCTGCGACAACAATTAAGGTATCCGCAGCTTTCATGGCCTCAGCATCTGAGTAACGCTGTCCATAAACACGAACAGTACCTTGTTCACCAACCTGTTGGACATGAGCTATACAAACGTTAGGCCGGGCAGCAGGAACGTGAATAAGTCTACCTTCCTTATAGAAGGGGTCTTCACCATAGCTGAATTTCTCCAGAGGAATACGAGGATTAGAACCGTCACGTAAACCGGCCCTTCCAAGCATGTCATATTCAGGGTTTAGTATATCAGTGCCTAAAGATGCCCAGGTAGGTAAATACGGGACACCGGTAGCACCGGCTTGTAAGCGCATTAACATATGCACATGACTATAGTCTTCGACAATGATTTCTTTGTTCTTGAATTTTCGGGCCAGGTTTGCACCTAACTTGCCAAATAACTCGTGGCCAATCCAGCATGATTCCCATATTTTAACACAACCGGCACCAATTAAGATTTCACCGTGGGTACCTGAGTTTACTTCCATTAAATGAAGATCTTTTTTGCGCTGGCGTACTATCTCATAAATCATGGCCATTGGCCGGCGCCAAATAGTAAAACCGCTAAAAGTAATACTGTCGCCGTTATTAATTAAATTAACAGCTTCGGAGACAGACATTCTTTTATTTTTGATTTCTGACATTCTACTACCTCCTTTAGAGTGTAGGGATAGTTGTCATTTTTATTTTAACAGATGCTTGGCAATTACCATACGCTGAATCTGGTTAGTTCCTTCATAAATTTGAGTTATTTTTGCATCTCTCATGTAACGTTCAACCGGGTATTCTTTGGTATAACCATAGCCACCAAAAATTTGTACAGCATCAGTGGTAACTTTCATAGCAGTATCTGTTGCAAACATTTTAGCCATAGATGCTTCTTTGCTGAGTGGTTTGCCGGCGGCTTTTAAGAAAGCGGCGCGGTAAACCAGCAGACGGGCGGCATCAACTTGAGCAGCCATGTCTGCCAGCATAAATTGAATACCCTGGAAAGCACTAATAGGTTTCCCAAACTGAACTCGCTGCTTAGAATAATCTATAGCTGCATCTAAAGCGGCTTGAGCAATTCCTAAACCTTGGGCGGCAATTCCAACACGTCCGCCGTCCAGTCCGGACATGGCAACCTTAAAGCCTTCTCCTTCTTTGCCTAAAAGATTTTCTTTAGGTACTCTGGCGTTATCAAATACTATTTCTGTTGTTTGGGAACCATTTAAACCCATTTTTTCTTCCTTTTTACCGATGGAGAAACCCGGTGTATCTTTTTCCACGATGAGGCAGGATATGCCCTTAGAGCCCTTACTCTTGTCAGTTACAACAAAGGTTATATAGATATCAGCTACACCGCCGTTAGTAATAAAAATCTTACTGCCGTTAACAATATAATGATCACCTTCCAGCTTAGCAGTAGTGGACAGTCCGGAAGCGTCTGAGCCGGCACCGGGTTCGGTCAAAGCAAAAGCTCCTATATATTCCCCGGCTGCCAGTTTAGGAATATATTTTTGCTTTTGCTCCTCGTTACCAAAAAATAGAATCGGGAAAGTACCCACTGAAGTATGCACGGAAAGAATAACACCAGTAGTTGCGCAAGCCTTAGAAATTTCTTCAATTGTTAAGATATATGATACGAAATCCATTCCTGCACCACCATATTCTTCAGGAATGGGGAGGCCCATTAAACCAAGTTCACTCATTTTTTTGATATTTTCCCAGGGAAACTCGTGAGTACGGTCGATTTCCGCTGCCCGAGGAGCAATTTCATTTTGGGCCAACTTTCTTACAGTATCACGAATCATTAATTGTTCTTCTGTAAATTGAAACATTTTGATGCCTCCTTAATTAATTGATAATATTAAAAATGTTGATTATTCAACCTTCACTAACATAGCATCGCCTTGTGCTGCACCACTACA
The sequence above is a segment of the Desulfolucanica intricata genome. Coding sequences within it:
- a CDS encoding acyl-CoA dehydrogenase encodes the protein MFQFTEEQLMIRDTVRKLAQNEIAPRAAEIDRTHEFPWENIKKMSELGLMGLPIPEEYGGAGMDFVSYILTIEEISKACATTGVILSVHTSVGTFPILFFGNEEQKQKYIPKLAAGEYIGAFALTEPGAGSDASGLSTTAKLEGDHYIVNGSKIFITNGGVADIYITFVVTDKSKGSKGISCLIVEKDTPGFSIGKKEEKMGLNGSQTTEIVFDNARVPKENLLGKEGEGFKVAMSGLDGGRVGIAAQGLGIAQAALDAAIDYSKQRVQFGKPISAFQGIQFMLADMAAQVDAARLLVYRAAFLKAAGKPLSKEASMAKMFATDTAMKVTTDAVQIFGGYGYTKEYPVERYMRDAKITQIYEGTNQIQRMVIAKHLLK